A stretch of Amycolatopsis balhimycina FH 1894 DNA encodes these proteins:
- a CDS encoding thioesterase II family protein: MTISLEASEWIRRFHPAPAAPVRLVCFPHAGGAASYYRPVSAALAPAVEVLVVQYPGRQDRYGEPAVDDLFVLADRLAGVLPAVMGGPVAFFGHSMGASLAFEVARRLEARGTRLHTLFVSGRRAPSGPLGDGVHLKNDDELLAEVKRLGGTEAAILDDPDIRRMALPALRSDYRAAERYHYRPGPDVSCPIVALLGDQDPKVDEAQASGWADRTSAGFELKTFPGGHFYLKDEAAAITGLIGDRLAR, from the coding sequence ATGACGATTTCGCTCGAGGCTTCGGAGTGGATCCGGCGCTTCCACCCGGCGCCCGCCGCCCCGGTCCGGCTCGTGTGCTTCCCGCACGCCGGAGGCGCGGCGAGCTACTACCGCCCCGTTTCGGCGGCGCTGGCCCCCGCGGTGGAGGTCCTGGTCGTGCAGTACCCGGGCCGGCAGGACCGGTACGGCGAACCCGCGGTGGACGACCTGTTCGTGCTCGCCGACCGGCTGGCCGGCGTGCTCCCGGCGGTGATGGGCGGGCCGGTGGCGTTCTTCGGCCACAGCATGGGCGCCAGCCTGGCCTTCGAGGTCGCGCGGCGGCTCGAGGCGCGGGGGACGCGGCTGCACACCCTGTTCGTTTCCGGCCGCCGCGCGCCGTCCGGGCCCCTCGGCGACGGCGTCCACCTGAAGAACGACGACGAGCTGCTGGCCGAGGTCAAGCGGCTCGGCGGCACCGAGGCGGCGATCCTCGACGACCCGGACATCCGCCGCATGGCGCTGCCCGCGCTGCGCAGCGACTACCGGGCCGCCGAGCGCTACCACTACCGCCCCGGCCCGGACGTCAGCTGCCCGATCGTCGCGCTGCTCGGCGACCAGGACCCGAAGGTCGACGAGGCCCAGGCGAGCGGCTGGGCGGACCGCACGTCCGCCGGGTTCGAGCTGAAGACGTTCCCGGGCGGACACTTCTACCTCAAGGACGAGGCGGCGGCGATCACCGGGCTGATCGGCGACCGGCTCGCCCGCTGA
- a CDS encoding glycoside hydrolase family 3 N-terminal domain-containing protein → MNRRRLAVLGAALCLAAGFLLVANLPSQTVSGLALPVPFVPSPRVVPAPAGPPAPPAPSAPTSRLARPGDCASLVNGLDVPAQVAQLVVVGVSGDNPAATVALVRDHQIGGIFIGGNATALLKDRSLAAVQAVARVPVGVAVDEEGGRVQRIDGLDGDLPSARAMAATKSPAEVRALAAERGRRLRARGVTVDFAPDTDVTDAPDDDVIGDRSFSPDPARVKAYATAFAAGLREAGVQPVLKHFPGHGHGSGDSHKGTVVTPPLAQLRAVDLVPYRGLADYGPVAVMVGHLDVPDLTAGIPASLSPAAYRLLRGEFGFTGPVVTDDLGAMKAITAQYPLPEAVVKALQAGADQALWSSGGRVDEVLDRLVKAVASGELPKAQVQESVTRVLRGKGLC, encoded by the coding sequence ATGAACCGCCGACGTCTTGCCGTCCTCGGGGCGGCGTTGTGCCTCGCAGCCGGCTTTCTGCTGGTGGCGAACCTGCCCTCGCAGACCGTCTCCGGGCTGGCGCTGCCCGTGCCTTTCGTTCCTTCCCCGCGGGTGGTTCCCGCTCCCGCGGGGCCTCCGGCTCCCCCGGCGCCTTCGGCTCCCACGTCGCGGCTGGCGCGGCCGGGTGACTGCGCGTCGCTGGTGAACGGTCTCGACGTCCCCGCCCAGGTGGCGCAGCTGGTCGTCGTGGGGGTGTCCGGCGACAACCCCGCCGCCACGGTCGCGCTGGTTCGCGACCACCAGATCGGCGGGATCTTCATCGGCGGTAACGCAACAGCGTTGTTGAAAGACCGTTCCCTGGCGGCGGTCCAGGCCGTGGCCCGGGTGCCGGTGGGGGTGGCGGTCGACGAGGAGGGCGGCCGCGTCCAGCGTATCGACGGCCTCGACGGCGACCTGCCGTCGGCCCGGGCGATGGCCGCGACGAAGTCCCCGGCGGAAGTCCGCGCGCTGGCCGCCGAACGCGGCCGCCGGCTGCGCGCCCGCGGGGTGACGGTGGACTTCGCCCCGGACACCGACGTCACGGACGCGCCGGACGACGACGTGATCGGCGACCGGTCGTTCAGCCCCGACCCGGCCCGGGTCAAGGCGTACGCGACGGCGTTCGCGGCGGGCCTGCGCGAGGCGGGTGTCCAGCCCGTGCTGAAGCACTTCCCGGGCCACGGCCACGGCTCGGGCGACTCCCACAAGGGCACGGTGGTGACGCCGCCGCTCGCCCAGCTGCGGGCGGTCGACCTGGTGCCCTACCGCGGCCTGGCCGACTACGGCCCGGTCGCGGTGATGGTCGGCCACCTCGACGTGCCCGATCTGACCGCCGGGATCCCGGCTTCCCTTTCGCCCGCCGCGTACCGGTTGCTGCGCGGCGAGTTCGGGTTCACCGGGCCGGTGGTCACGGACGACCTCGGGGCGATGAAGGCGATCACCGCGCAGTATCCCTTGCCGGAGGCGGTGGTGAAGGCCCTGCAGGCCGGCGCGGATCAGGCGTTGTGGTCCTCCGGGGGACGGGTCGACGAGGTGCTGGACCGGTTGGTCAAGGCGGTGGCGTCGGGGGAACTGCCGAAGGCGCAGGTACAGGAATCGGTCACGCGGGTGTTGCGGGGCAAGGGCCTCTGCTGA
- a CDS encoding ABC transporter substrate-binding protein: MRTIVRRTAIAVAALIPLAACSPADTGPDDAGKTKLTIATFGEFGYAPLIAEYEKLHPDITVQNRVTDFDTHHKGLATQLATGHGAADVVAIEEQYIPQYRKAKDKFADLASFGARDLEHQWVPWKWAQGTDGAFVLGLGTDMGSLALCYRRDLFQAADLPTGREEVAKLMPDWDAYAATAERFTSKTPGVKFADSAGTVYTAMLNQSPENYFSAKDDSFIADRNPSVRAAFSLSGGIAAKGQTAAATTFTQAWNVAIKQGSFATVACPAWMLSQIKEAGGDANRGKWDVTTVPGKSGNQGGSFLTVPKQGSHQKEAYELARWLTAPEQQKKLFLSDGILPSEPSVYEDPQVLAHTDPYFGDAPIGRIFAASADQLRPNYRGLRDADVRPEFGRALGRVEDRTENVGQAWAEALQQAQAALK, encoded by the coding sequence TTGCGCACGATCGTCCGCCGGACCGCCATCGCGGTCGCCGCGTTGATCCCGCTCGCCGCCTGCAGCCCGGCTGACACCGGCCCGGATGACGCCGGGAAGACGAAGCTCACCATCGCGACCTTCGGGGAGTTTGGCTACGCGCCCCTGATCGCCGAGTACGAGAAGCTGCACCCGGACATCACGGTGCAGAACCGCGTCACCGACTTCGACACCCACCACAAGGGCCTCGCGACGCAGCTCGCCACCGGGCACGGCGCCGCCGACGTCGTCGCGATCGAGGAGCAGTACATCCCGCAGTACCGGAAGGCGAAGGACAAGTTCGCCGACCTCGCCTCGTTCGGTGCCCGCGACCTCGAACACCAGTGGGTGCCGTGGAAGTGGGCGCAGGGCACCGACGGCGCCTTCGTGCTGGGCCTCGGCACCGACATGGGCAGCCTGGCCCTCTGCTACCGGCGTGACCTGTTCCAGGCCGCGGACCTGCCGACCGGCCGTGAGGAGGTCGCGAAGCTGATGCCCGACTGGGATGCCTACGCCGCCACCGCCGAACGGTTCACGAGCAAGACGCCGGGGGTGAAGTTCGCCGATTCCGCCGGGACCGTCTACACGGCGATGCTGAACCAGTCGCCGGAGAACTACTTCTCCGCGAAGGACGACTCCTTCATCGCCGACCGCAACCCGAGCGTGCGCGCCGCCTTCTCCCTCTCCGGCGGCATCGCCGCGAAGGGGCAGACGGCGGCGGCGACCACCTTCACCCAGGCGTGGAACGTGGCGATCAAGCAGGGTTCGTTCGCCACCGTCGCCTGCCCCGCGTGGATGCTCAGCCAGATCAAGGAAGCCGGGGGTGACGCCAACCGCGGCAAGTGGGACGTCACGACCGTGCCCGGCAAGAGCGGCAACCAGGGCGGCTCGTTCCTCACCGTGCCGAAGCAGGGCAGCCACCAGAAGGAGGCGTACGAGCTCGCCCGCTGGCTGACCGCGCCGGAGCAGCAGAAGAAGCTCTTCCTCTCCGACGGCATCCTGCCCAGCGAACCTTCCGTCTACGAGGATCCGCAGGTCCTCGCGCACACCGACCCGTACTTCGGCGACGCGCCGATCGGCCGGATCTTCGCGGCCTCGGCCGATCAGCTGCGCCCGAACTACCGCGGCCTCCGTGACGCCGACGTCCGGCCGGAGTTCGGCCGCGCGCTCGGGCGGGTCGAGGACCGGACCGAGAACGTCGGCCAGGCCTGGGCGGAAGCCCTCCAGCAGGCCCAAGCGGCGCTGAAGTAG
- a CDS encoding thioester domain-containing protein, whose amino-acid sequence MQVRSALVRGGIAVLAAAAAVMVGTPAALADDGAARGRVVKGGGTEGFSVNLGPGRNYVTELFGMKLSDGKTLKLYCVQIKVGMRTDVDMVERPWNQYPKSEESKNFQANSDKINWVLHHGYPGVKAADLGDVLAKKGAKLHGGLSEQEAITATQASVWHFSDNTNLDKGKPLPYEDADASADVVALYDYLTGPDNAGLGKQPKPTLNIAADKTEGAAGTKIGPFNVATTGDITALTSELPDGVKITDADGKELKGADVKDGSKLFVDIPAGTKPGKGSFALKVTGQLDTGRLFVAQNYETQEAQSLIVADSEKTQVTAKAAASWTEAGAPVTSPVPTTPGGAQSGGGELANTGVDAAVPFTVGGLLLGGGALMLLLNRRRSRA is encoded by the coding sequence CAGCACTCGTGCGTGGCGGGATCGCGGTGCTCGCCGCGGCCGCCGCGGTCATGGTCGGCACTCCCGCGGCGCTCGCGGACGACGGCGCCGCGCGGGGCCGGGTCGTCAAGGGCGGCGGAACCGAAGGGTTCAGCGTCAACCTCGGCCCCGGCCGGAACTACGTGACCGAGCTGTTCGGGATGAAGCTGTCGGACGGCAAGACGCTCAAGCTCTACTGCGTGCAGATCAAGGTCGGGATGCGCACCGACGTGGACATGGTCGAGCGGCCGTGGAACCAGTACCCCAAGAGCGAAGAGTCGAAGAACTTCCAGGCGAACAGCGACAAGATCAACTGGGTGCTGCACCACGGCTACCCGGGGGTCAAGGCGGCCGACCTGGGCGACGTGCTCGCCAAGAAGGGCGCCAAGCTGCACGGCGGCCTCTCCGAGCAGGAGGCCATCACCGCGACCCAGGCGTCGGTCTGGCACTTCAGCGACAACACGAACCTCGACAAAGGCAAGCCGCTGCCGTACGAGGACGCCGACGCCTCGGCCGACGTCGTCGCGCTGTACGACTACCTGACCGGTCCCGACAACGCCGGTCTCGGCAAGCAGCCGAAGCCGACGCTGAACATCGCCGCGGACAAGACCGAAGGCGCCGCGGGCACCAAGATCGGGCCGTTCAACGTGGCCACGACCGGTGACATCACCGCGCTGACCAGCGAACTGCCCGACGGCGTCAAGATCACCGACGCTGACGGCAAGGAGCTGAAGGGGGCGGACGTCAAGGACGGCAGCAAGCTGTTCGTCGACATCCCGGCGGGCACCAAGCCCGGCAAGGGTTCCTTCGCGCTCAAGGTGACCGGGCAGTTGGACACCGGCCGGCTGTTCGTCGCCCAGAACTACGAGACCCAGGAAGCCCAGTCGCTGATCGTGGCCGACTCGGAGAAGACCCAGGTGACCGCGAAGGCGGCCGCGAGCTGGACCGAGGCGGGTGCCCCGGTCACGAGCCCGGTGCCGACCACCCCGGGTGGCGCGCAGTCCGGTGGCGGCGAGCTGGCCAACACCGGTGTCGACGCCGCGGTTCCGTTCACCGTCGGCGGCCTGCTGCTCGGCGGCGGTGCGCTGATGCTGCTGCTGAACCGTCGTCGCAGCCGCGCGTAA
- a CDS encoding helix-turn-helix transcriptional regulator has translation MDQVRVAAWASDPIALTGLTNHLKSRPELLVLPRARRGEAAVLVFAVGQVDRDAVAALRAAAAESPAAIVLVAGHVDPSHLELLADCHVSAVLSRTALDRLTESVLAAARGRSASLREQVEALAHEGAGAALTPREVDVLRLMAEGWDTAEIAGKLCYSERTVKNVIYAMTNRLNLRNRPHAVAYAVRAGVI, from the coding sequence ATGGACCAGGTGCGAGTGGCGGCGTGGGCGTCCGACCCGATCGCCCTGACCGGGCTGACCAACCACCTGAAGTCCCGTCCGGAGCTGCTGGTCCTGCCGCGCGCCCGGCGGGGCGAGGCGGCCGTGCTCGTGTTCGCCGTCGGGCAGGTCGACCGGGACGCCGTTGCCGCGCTGCGGGCCGCGGCAGCCGAGTCGCCCGCCGCGATCGTGCTGGTCGCCGGGCACGTCGACCCGTCGCACCTGGAGCTGCTCGCCGACTGCCACGTCTCCGCCGTGCTGTCGCGGACCGCGCTCGACAGGCTCACCGAAAGCGTGCTCGCCGCCGCGCGCGGACGCTCGGCGTCGCTGCGCGAGCAGGTCGAGGCCCTCGCCCACGAGGGCGCCGGGGCGGCACTGACGCCGCGCGAGGTGGATGTGCTTCGCCTGATGGCCGAAGGCTGGGACACTGCCGAGATCGCGGGCAAGCTCTGCTACTCGGAGCGGACCGTGAAGAACGTCATCTACGCCATGACCAACCGGCTCAACCTGCGCAATCGGCCGCACGCGGTCGCTTACGCCGTGCGGGCCGGTGTGATCTGA
- a CDS encoding Lrp/AsnC family transcriptional regulator — protein MITLDAVDRALIHALHVDGRAPFTKIGDVLGVSTQTVARRYRRLRAEASLRVVGLPDPQRAGQAEWMVRLTATPHTAQDLAHALARRADTAWIKLMSGGTEICVNVQTPATSDHSLLLRDIPRTASITAVSAHQLLHRYFGGPDAWLGRANSLDAAQIAALTPAHQGPGKPLTGEDDALMAALQRDGRASLAELATATGWSAATVARRLADLQAGGTVFFDLEIDPAPLGATTQALLWMAVAPAHLDRVAKKLSAHPELALVAATTGSATLVAHALCPDAAALHHYLTHRLGALDAIRTLETAPVLRTIKAAASR, from the coding sequence ATGATCACGCTGGACGCCGTCGACCGCGCCCTGATCCACGCGCTGCACGTCGACGGCCGGGCGCCGTTCACGAAGATCGGCGACGTCCTCGGCGTCTCGACGCAGACCGTGGCGCGGCGCTACCGCCGTCTTCGCGCCGAAGCGTCGCTTCGCGTCGTCGGCCTGCCGGACCCGCAACGCGCCGGGCAGGCCGAGTGGATGGTCCGGCTGACCGCGACGCCGCACACCGCGCAGGACCTTGCCCACGCGCTCGCCCGCCGCGCCGACACCGCGTGGATCAAGCTCATGTCCGGCGGCACCGAGATCTGCGTGAACGTGCAGACGCCCGCCACGAGCGACCATTCACTGCTGCTGCGGGACATCCCGCGGACCGCGAGCATCACCGCGGTGTCGGCGCATCAGCTGCTGCACCGCTACTTCGGCGGCCCGGACGCCTGGCTGGGCCGCGCGAACTCCCTCGACGCGGCGCAGATCGCGGCGCTCACGCCGGCGCACCAGGGGCCGGGCAAGCCGCTGACCGGCGAGGACGACGCGCTGATGGCCGCGCTGCAGCGGGACGGCCGCGCGAGCCTGGCCGAGCTGGCGACCGCCACCGGCTGGTCCGCGGCGACCGTTGCACGGCGGCTGGCGGACCTCCAGGCCGGCGGCACGGTGTTCTTCGACCTGGAGATCGACCCCGCGCCGCTGGGCGCCACGACGCAGGCGCTGCTCTGGATGGCGGTCGCGCCCGCCCACCTCGACCGGGTCGCGAAGAAGCTGTCGGCACACCCGGAACTCGCGCTCGTCGCCGCGACGACCGGCTCGGCCACCCTGGTCGCGCACGCGCTCTGCCCGGACGCGGCCGCCCTGCACCACTACCTGACCCACCGGCTGGGCGCGCTCGACGCCATCCGCACGCTGGAGACGGCGCCGGTCCTGCGGACGATCAAGGCCGCCGCGTCCCGCTGA
- a CDS encoding MFS transporter, which translates to MPTMTRYRWRWAALAVLLTAEAMNLLDATIVQVAGPVIHAALPGPAADVPWFSAAYTLPFAAFLITGGRLGDLFGRAKVFRIGVAGFVLASLVCAVSGAAGLLIGARAVQGAAAALIVPQTIGLIRGLFDGDELAKALGSIGPVMGLSAVTGPLLGGLLTQSVSWRAVFLVNVPLGLAVLFAARLLREDRAATRPALDPVGTALVVAGAALVVYPLIEPDGTNWALLAAGAALLVVFGFHQRRSAAPLVEPSLFAHRGFPAALAGSLLFFAVMTGLMQVVPMQLQLGLGADVRTAGLTLLPLSAGLAVSSWFAGARLVPKFGARVMYAGLALLLAGILAAIAVYAGGVRSYPWPLLGALALCGLGMGTFTVPFFTAALARVRPHETGSAAGLLNAVQQLGGTLGVALLGGLCLGTGGAAAALGLGAGLTVAAGAAVFPLSSRRDR; encoded by the coding sequence ATGCCGACCATGACCCGTTACCGGTGGCGCTGGGCCGCACTGGCCGTCCTGCTCACCGCCGAGGCGATGAACCTGCTCGACGCCACGATCGTGCAGGTCGCGGGGCCGGTGATCCACGCCGCGCTGCCCGGTCCGGCCGCCGACGTCCCGTGGTTCAGCGCGGCCTACACGCTGCCGTTCGCGGCCTTCCTGATCACCGGCGGCCGCCTCGGCGACCTCTTCGGCCGGGCGAAGGTCTTCCGGATCGGCGTAGCGGGCTTCGTGCTCGCGTCACTGGTCTGCGCGGTCTCCGGCGCGGCCGGCCTGCTGATCGGGGCGCGCGCGGTGCAGGGCGCGGCCGCGGCGCTGATCGTCCCGCAGACCATCGGCCTCATCCGCGGCCTGTTCGACGGCGACGAACTCGCGAAGGCGCTGGGGAGCATCGGGCCGGTGATGGGCCTGTCGGCGGTCACCGGGCCGCTGCTCGGCGGCCTGTTGACGCAGTCGGTGTCGTGGCGGGCGGTGTTCCTGGTGAACGTCCCGCTCGGGCTCGCGGTGCTCTTCGCCGCGCGGCTGCTGCGGGAGGACCGGGCCGCCACCCGGCCGGCGCTCGACCCGGTCGGCACCGCGCTCGTCGTCGCCGGCGCCGCACTGGTCGTGTACCCGCTGATCGAACCGGACGGGACGAACTGGGCCCTGCTCGCGGCCGGCGCCGCGCTGCTGGTGGTGTTCGGGTTCCACCAGCGCCGCTCGGCCGCGCCGCTGGTCGAGCCCAGCCTGTTCGCCCACCGCGGGTTCCCGGCGGCGCTCGCGGGGTCGCTGCTGTTCTTCGCGGTGATGACCGGGCTGATGCAGGTCGTGCCGATGCAGCTGCAGCTGGGCCTCGGCGCCGACGTCCGCACGGCGGGCCTGACGCTGCTGCCGCTCTCGGCCGGGCTCGCGGTGTCGTCGTGGTTCGCCGGTGCCCGGCTGGTCCCGAAGTTCGGCGCGCGCGTGATGTACGCCGGACTGGCCCTGCTGCTGGCCGGGATCCTCGCCGCCATCGCCGTCTACGCCGGCGGGGTGCGTTCGTACCCGTGGCCGCTGCTCGGCGCGCTGGCGTTGTGCGGGCTCGGGATGGGGACGTTCACCGTGCCGTTCTTCACCGCGGCCCTGGCCCGGGTCCGGCCGCACGAAACCGGCTCGGCGGCCGGGCTGCTCAACGCGGTGCAGCAGCTCGGCGGCACCCTCGGCGTCGCGCTCCTCGGCGGCCTCTGCCTCGGCACCGGCGGGGCGGCCGCGGCGCTCGGCCTCGGGGCCGGGCTCACCGTGGCCGCGGGCGCCGCGGTGTTCCCGCTCAGTAGTCGTCGCGACCGGTGA
- a CDS encoding zf-HC2 domain-containing protein gives MGRYDRTDLGAYSLGLLDAADAARVERHLDACPDCRQEVREFEAVRGMLDHLVDVKST, from the coding sequence ATGGGCCGGTACGACCGGACCGACCTCGGGGCCTACAGCCTGGGGTTGCTCGACGCCGCCGACGCGGCACGGGTCGAGCGGCACCTCGACGCCTGCCCGGACTGCCGCCAGGAGGTCCGGGAGTTCGAAGCCGTCCGCGGCATGCTCGACCACCTGGTCGACGTGAAGTCCACTTAG
- a CDS encoding glycoside hydrolase family 19 protein, giving the protein MRRRLVAVLSAVAAVAGLAFGVPTLTGQAPQAAAAACSAPNWVAGQWYDVGAVVRYTNGGYYRAKNANPGYDPIISTWYWEPYSCDGGGGTTCSYPDWVAGQWYDVGAIVRYTNGGYYRAKNANPGYDPIISTWYWEPYDCGGGTDPGNPGSFVVSEAQFNQMFPGRNSFYTYSGLTAALSAYPGFANTGSDTVKKQEAAAFLANVSHETGGLVYIVEQNTANYPHYCDWNQPYGCPAGQSAYYGRGPIQLSWNFNYKAAGDALGIDLLGNPWQVEQNAAVAWKTGLWYWNTQSGPGTMTPHNAMVGQRGFGETIRSINGSIECNGGNPAQVESRVSKYRQISSILGVDPGANLYC; this is encoded by the coding sequence TTGAGAAGACGTCTTGTCGCGGTCCTGTCCGCTGTCGCCGCCGTAGCCGGGCTCGCGTTCGGCGTACCCACGCTGACCGGGCAGGCCCCGCAGGCGGCCGCCGCCGCGTGCAGCGCGCCGAACTGGGTCGCGGGCCAGTGGTACGACGTCGGCGCGGTCGTGCGCTACACCAACGGCGGCTACTACCGCGCCAAAAACGCCAACCCGGGGTACGACCCGATCATCAGCACCTGGTACTGGGAGCCGTACAGCTGTGACGGCGGGGGCGGCACCACCTGCAGCTACCCGGACTGGGTCGCCGGCCAGTGGTACGACGTCGGCGCGATCGTCCGCTACACCAACGGCGGCTACTACCGCGCCAAAAACGCCAACCCGGGCTACGACCCGATCATCAGCACCTGGTACTGGGAGCCCTACGACTGCGGCGGCGGCACCGACCCCGGCAACCCGGGCTCGTTCGTCGTCAGCGAAGCCCAGTTCAACCAGATGTTCCCGGGCCGGAACTCCTTCTACACCTACAGCGGCCTCACCGCGGCGTTGTCGGCATACCCCGGCTTCGCGAACACCGGCAGCGACACGGTGAAGAAGCAGGAAGCCGCGGCGTTCCTCGCCAACGTCAGCCACGAAACCGGCGGGCTCGTCTACATCGTCGAACAGAACACGGCCAACTACCCGCACTACTGCGACTGGAACCAGCCCTACGGCTGTCCGGCGGGCCAATCGGCCTACTACGGCCGCGGCCCGATCCAGCTGAGCTGGAACTTCAACTACAAGGCCGCCGGTGACGCGCTCGGCATCGACCTGCTCGGCAACCCCTGGCAGGTCGAGCAGAACGCGGCCGTCGCCTGGAAGACCGGGCTCTGGTACTGGAACACCCAGAGCGGCCCTGGCACGATGACCCCGCACAACGCGATGGTCGGCCAGCGCGGGTTCGGCGAAACCATCCGCAGCATCAACGGCTCGATCGAATGCAACGGCGGCAACCCCGCCCAGGTCGAGAGCCGCGTCTCGAAGTACCGGCAGATCAGCTCGATCCTCGGCGTCGACCCCGGCGCCAACCTCTACTGCTGA